The following coding sequences lie in one Cryptosporangium minutisporangium genomic window:
- a CDS encoding Gfo/Idh/MocA family oxidoreductase, whose product MHQRTLGIAMNGVTGRMGYRQHLVRSILAIRDEGGVLLPDGSRVLPEPLLVGRNEQKLRTLAERHGIERWTTDLSEALDSCDVYFDAQVTQAREKAIKAALAAGKHVYTEKPLAETLDGALDLTHLAEQAGVRHGVVQDKLFLPGLLKLRRLLDAGFFGRVLSVRGEFGYWVFEGDWQPAQRPSWNYRTEDGGGITLDMFCHWSYLLEQLFGPVEAVTARIATHIPTRWDSDGEYRATADDAAYGIFELAGGVIAQINSSWCTRVNRDELVEFQVDGVEGSAVAGLHRCRIQHRAATPMPTWDPDAPTTERFRDQWQEVPDNGVTENGFKVQWEAFLRHVCAGTPFPHDFSAGARGVALAEAGLRSAAEGRRVVLGG is encoded by the coding sequence ATGCACCAACGCACGCTCGGCATCGCCATGAACGGCGTGACCGGCCGGATGGGATATCGCCAGCACCTGGTCCGGTCGATCCTGGCGATCCGGGACGAGGGGGGCGTCCTGTTGCCGGACGGCTCCCGTGTGCTCCCCGAGCCTCTCCTGGTGGGCCGCAACGAACAGAAGCTCCGGACGCTGGCCGAACGGCACGGCATCGAACGGTGGACGACCGACCTGTCCGAAGCCCTCGACTCGTGCGACGTCTACTTCGACGCCCAGGTCACCCAGGCCCGCGAGAAAGCGATCAAGGCCGCGCTCGCCGCGGGCAAACACGTCTACACCGAGAAGCCGCTCGCCGAGACCCTCGACGGCGCCCTGGACCTGACGCACCTCGCCGAGCAGGCCGGCGTCCGGCACGGTGTCGTGCAGGACAAGCTGTTCCTGCCCGGCCTGCTCAAGCTGCGCCGGTTACTCGACGCCGGGTTCTTCGGCCGGGTGCTCTCGGTCCGTGGCGAGTTCGGCTACTGGGTCTTCGAAGGCGACTGGCAGCCCGCCCAGCGTCCGAGTTGGAACTACCGGACCGAGGACGGCGGCGGCATCACGCTGGACATGTTCTGCCACTGGTCCTACCTGCTGGAGCAGCTGTTCGGGCCGGTCGAGGCGGTGACCGCCCGGATCGCCACCCACATCCCCACCCGCTGGGACTCCGACGGCGAGTACCGGGCGACCGCCGACGACGCCGCCTACGGCATCTTCGAGCTCGCCGGCGGCGTCATCGCGCAGATCAACTCCTCCTGGTGCACCCGGGTCAACCGCGACGAGCTGGTCGAGTTCCAGGTCGACGGCGTCGAGGGCAGCGCGGTAGCCGGTCTGCACCGCTGCCGGATCCAGCACCGCGCCGCCACTCCGATGCCGACCTGGGACCCGGACGCGCCGACCACCGAGCGCTTCCGCGACCAGTGGCAGGAGGTGCCCGACAACGGCGTGACCGAGAACGGTTTCAAGGTGCAGTGGGAGGCCTTCCTGCGGCACGTCTGCGCCGGCACGCCGTTCCCGCACGACTTCTCCGCCGGAGCCCGCGGCGTCGCGCTCGCCGAGGCCGGCCTGCGATCGGCGGCCGAGGGCCGCCGGGTCGTGCTGGGCGGCTGA
- a CDS encoding Gfo/Idh/MocA family oxidoreductase codes for MTAPARVVLAGAHGHGRVHRENLSRLAGLGVAELVGICDPVPVPEVPWAPRLAELIDRVDPDVVLIATPIHTHVELALTAVRAGRAVLLEKPPAPTFTEFERLCAAVDEARVPCQVGFQSLGSAAVDAVREVVASGRIGTVQGIGGAGTWIRTAAYYARASWAGRRRLGDVPVVDGALTNPFAHLVATALAIADGTVADAEPELFHAYPIEADDTAAIRIHTESGVPITLAVTLCAAEHRTPYLVVHGTRGRVTLYYTEDIVDVDGQRQRYGRVDLLTDLIAHLRDPGRPLRVPLASTRGFMRVLDAVRRAPDPVAIPPGWIRESGTGPDSRRQVVDVDAAVLAAAETRRTFREQGVPWAAA; via the coding sequence GTGACGGCGCCGGCGCGGGTCGTGCTGGCCGGGGCGCACGGGCACGGCCGGGTGCATCGGGAGAACCTGTCGCGATTGGCCGGTCTCGGCGTCGCCGAGCTGGTGGGGATCTGTGATCCGGTGCCGGTCCCGGAGGTGCCGTGGGCGCCCCGGCTCGCGGAGCTGATCGACAGGGTCGACCCGGACGTCGTTCTGATCGCGACGCCGATACACACGCACGTCGAGTTGGCGCTCACCGCGGTGCGGGCCGGGCGTGCGGTGCTGCTGGAGAAGCCACCGGCGCCGACGTTCACGGAGTTCGAGCGGTTGTGCGCCGCGGTCGACGAGGCGCGCGTTCCGTGCCAGGTCGGGTTCCAGAGCCTCGGCTCGGCCGCGGTGGACGCGGTGCGCGAGGTCGTCGCATCTGGCCGGATCGGCACCGTGCAGGGCATCGGTGGAGCCGGGACGTGGATCCGGACCGCGGCCTACTACGCCCGGGCGTCCTGGGCCGGGCGTCGCCGGCTGGGTGACGTCCCGGTGGTGGACGGCGCGCTCACCAACCCGTTCGCGCACCTCGTCGCGACCGCGCTGGCGATCGCCGACGGAACCGTGGCCGACGCCGAACCCGAGCTGTTCCACGCGTACCCGATCGAGGCCGACGACACCGCCGCGATCCGGATCCACACCGAATCGGGAGTGCCGATCACCCTGGCCGTCACGCTCTGCGCCGCGGAACACCGCACGCCGTACCTGGTCGTGCACGGCACGCGCGGCCGCGTGACGCTGTACTACACCGAAGACATCGTGGACGTGGATGGGCAGCGGCAGCGCTACGGTCGGGTCGACCTGCTCACCGACCTGATCGCCCACCTCCGCGACCCCGGGCGTCCGCTGCGGGTGCCGCTGGCATCCACCCGGGGCTTCATGCGGGTCCTGGACGCGGTTCGCCGGGCACCCGACCCGGTGGCGATACCTCCGGGATGGATCCGTGAGTCCGGGACGGGGCCGGACAGCCGGCGGCAGGTCGTCGACGTGGACGCCGCGGTGCTGGCCGCCGCGGAGACCCGGCGCACGTTCCGCGAGCAAGGGGTCCCGTGGGCGGCAGCGTGA
- a CDS encoding carbohydrate ABC transporter permease: MTVLAVPRRARRLGWHVACVALLALLLYPIVWLLGTSFKPPEEVTSSLSLLPENWEWSNYTDALAGIGGTSFWRFLTNSVVVAGGAVIGNVISCSLAAFAFARLRFRLSGPLFGFMIATIMLPHHVVIIPQYAIFQQMGMVDTFWPLILPKFLATDAFFVFLIVQFMRGIPGELDEAARIDGCGPIRTFWYVMLPLIRPALITTTIFTFIWTWNDFFSQLLYLNSPENYTLPLALRLFIDQTGTSQYGPMFAMSVLTLVPIGLFFLAFQRFLVEGVSTSGLKG; the protein is encoded by the coding sequence ATGACGGTGTTGGCGGTGCCTCGGCGCGCACGGCGGCTGGGGTGGCACGTGGCGTGTGTGGCGCTGCTCGCGCTGCTGCTGTACCCGATCGTCTGGCTCCTGGGGACGTCGTTCAAGCCGCCGGAGGAGGTGACGTCGAGCCTGTCGCTGCTGCCGGAGAACTGGGAGTGGTCGAACTACACCGACGCGCTGGCGGGCATCGGCGGCACCAGCTTCTGGCGGTTCCTGACGAACTCCGTCGTGGTCGCCGGTGGAGCGGTGATCGGCAACGTGATCTCGTGCTCGCTGGCGGCGTTCGCGTTCGCCCGGCTGCGGTTCCGGCTCTCCGGCCCGCTGTTCGGTTTCATGATCGCCACGATCATGCTGCCGCACCACGTCGTGATCATCCCGCAATACGCGATCTTCCAGCAGATGGGCATGGTCGACACGTTCTGGCCGCTGATCCTGCCGAAGTTCCTCGCGACCGACGCGTTCTTCGTGTTCCTCATCGTCCAGTTCATGCGGGGAATCCCCGGCGAGCTGGACGAGGCCGCCCGGATCGACGGGTGCGGGCCGATCCGCACGTTCTGGTACGTGATGCTCCCGCTGATCCGGCCGGCGCTGATCACCACGACGATCTTCACGTTCATCTGGACCTGGAACGACTTCTTCAGCCAGCTGCTCTACCTCAACAGCCCGGAGAACTACACGCTGCCGCTGGCGCTGCGTCTGTTCATCGACCAGACCGGGACGTCGCAGTACGGGCCGATGTTCGCGATGTCGGTGCTCACGCTGGTGCCGATCGGACTGTTCTTCCTGGCGTTCCAGCGGTTCCTGGTCGAGGGCGTCAGTACGTCCGGGTTGAAGGGGTGA
- a CDS encoding sugar ABC transporter permease — translation MVVATPVRSASPAGGAERPVRRRRPGGGIAYLFLSPWIAGALLLTIGPMVASLYLSFTDYDLFSSPSWVGLENYRRMFTEDGRFLTSVWVTLKYVLIAVPLKLALALAVALLLNRRGTRRGQGLYRSAFYAPSLLGASVSIALVWRTLFGDGAAFERGLAALGWETGGWVGQPQYALFTLIFLAAWQFGAPMVIFLAGLKQIPSDLYDAVAVDGAGRWQTFRTITLPMLSPVIFFNLVLETIHAFQAFTPAYVVSGGRGGPSDATLFYTLYLYQRGFTDFRMGYASAMAWVLLIAIAIVTAVIFRSARLWVFYTDDKGKS, via the coding sequence ATGGTGGTCGCTACCCCCGTCCGTTCCGCGTCGCCCGCCGGCGGCGCGGAACGGCCGGTGCGTCGACGCCGTCCCGGCGGCGGGATCGCGTACCTGTTCCTCTCGCCCTGGATCGCCGGCGCGCTGCTGCTGACGATCGGGCCGATGGTCGCGTCGCTCTACCTCTCGTTCACCGACTACGACCTGTTCTCCAGCCCGTCCTGGGTGGGCCTGGAGAACTATCGGCGGATGTTCACCGAGGACGGCCGGTTCCTCACCTCGGTGTGGGTCACGCTCAAGTACGTCCTGATCGCCGTTCCGCTGAAGCTGGCCCTGGCGCTCGCGGTGGCCCTGCTGCTCAATCGCCGCGGGACCCGCCGGGGTCAGGGGCTGTACCGGTCGGCGTTCTACGCGCCGTCGCTGCTCGGGGCGAGCGTGAGCATCGCGCTGGTATGGCGCACGCTGTTCGGCGACGGTGCCGCGTTCGAGCGGGGTCTGGCGGCCCTGGGCTGGGAGACCGGCGGTTGGGTCGGCCAGCCGCAGTACGCGCTGTTCACGCTGATCTTCCTGGCCGCCTGGCAGTTCGGTGCGCCGATGGTGATCTTCCTGGCCGGGCTCAAGCAGATCCCGTCCGATCTGTACGACGCGGTCGCGGTGGACGGCGCCGGACGCTGGCAGACGTTCCGCACGATCACGCTGCCGATGCTCTCCCCGGTGATCTTCTTCAACCTGGTGCTGGAGACGATCCACGCGTTCCAGGCGTTCACACCCGCCTACGTGGTGAGCGGCGGCCGCGGCGGTCCGTCGGACGCGACGCTGTTCTACACGCTCTACCTCTACCAGCGCGGCTTCACCGACTTCCGGATGGGTTACGCGTCCGCGATGGCCTGGGTGCTGCTGATCGCGATCGCGATCGTCACGGCGGTGATCTTCCGGTCCGCGCGGCTCTGGGTCTTCTACACCGATGACAAGGGGAAGTCATGA
- a CDS encoding LacI family DNA-binding transcriptional regulator: MTSQPAATLTEVARLAGVSVATASRVLNGSERSVGADLRHRVLAAAAELDYVPNLHAQAVARGSSSLVGLVVHDIADPYFSTIAAGVMAAADERGLIVSLGSTLSSAERELDHLALLRAQRARAVILAGSRTSNSGQTRRLAREVQAFRSGGGRVACISQPLLGTDTVEPENEAGARALAVALAGLGHRRFAVLAGPEPLLTARDRLAGFRAGVAESGGTVRRVLTGPFTRDGGYRAAVELLASPLDVTCVFAVNDVMAVGAMAALRERGVSVPHDLSVAGFDDIPTLRDVAPSLTTVRLPLGQLGRDAAELALAPQPASAQRVVSVPGEVVLRDSTRALVG; the protein is encoded by the coding sequence ATGACGAGCCAGCCGGCGGCGACGCTGACCGAGGTCGCGCGCCTCGCAGGCGTCTCGGTGGCGACCGCCTCCCGGGTGCTCAACGGCAGCGAACGATCGGTCGGCGCGGATCTGCGGCACCGGGTGCTCGCCGCCGCGGCCGAGCTGGACTACGTCCCCAACCTGCACGCGCAGGCCGTCGCGCGGGGCTCCAGCAGCCTGGTCGGGTTGGTCGTGCACGACATCGCCGACCCCTACTTCTCGACGATCGCCGCCGGGGTGATGGCCGCGGCCGACGAGCGAGGCCTGATCGTCTCGCTCGGGTCGACGCTGTCCAGCGCCGAACGCGAGCTGGACCACCTCGCCCTGCTCCGGGCGCAGCGCGCGCGGGCGGTGATCCTGGCCGGTAGCCGGACCAGCAACTCAGGCCAGACCCGGCGGCTGGCCCGCGAGGTCCAGGCGTTCCGGTCCGGCGGTGGCCGGGTCGCCTGCATCAGCCAGCCGCTCCTCGGCACCGACACCGTCGAGCCGGAGAACGAGGCGGGCGCCCGTGCGCTCGCGGTCGCGCTCGCCGGGCTCGGGCACCGGCGCTTCGCCGTGCTGGCCGGCCCGGAGCCGTTGCTGACCGCGCGGGACCGGCTGGCCGGGTTCCGGGCGGGCGTCGCCGAGTCCGGTGGCACGGTCCGGCGTGTACTCACCGGACCGTTCACCCGGGACGGCGGCTACCGCGCCGCCGTCGAACTGCTGGCGTCGCCGCTCGACGTCACGTGCGTGTTCGCGGTGAACGACGTGATGGCGGTCGGGGCGATGGCGGCACTGCGCGAGCGCGGGGTCTCGGTGCCGCACGACCTGTCGGTGGCGGGGTTCGACGACATCCCGACCCTGCGCGACGTCGCGCCGTCGTTGACCACCGTGCGGCTCCCACTCGGGCAGCTCGGCCGGGACGCCGCGGAGCTCGCCCTGGCGCCGCAGCCGGCGTCGGCGCAGCGCGTGGTCTCGGTGCCGGGTGAGGTCGTCCTCCGCGACAGCACGCGGGCGCTGGTCGGCTGA
- a CDS encoding PmoA family protein — protein sequence MTGPSGRVAAGDGEDRPLSVGGREVARHVHRPELEPYVAPRPYLHPVRTLGGTPVTDAAPVDHRWHLGCSVAIQDVAGTNIWGGRTYRREDGYQDRDDRGSVRHRDFLVDEPDHVVTAHDWIARDGRVVLTEERDVRAAPGDGHWVLDVGFALRVAGSEPVELGSPGTNGRADAGYGGFFWRLPASAAALEVRSAHGQGEEGTHGRPSPWLAVTADAGSPSSGYTLVFLPGDAATAADPWFVRVAAYPGVGSALAYTDPVTLVPGEALARRVRVLVADGRRSPSEIKALAEAEASDGIAGPVSGWGGRA from the coding sequence GTGACGGGCCCGTCCGGGCGGGTAGCCGCCGGGGACGGCGAGGACCGGCCACTGTCCGTGGGCGGGCGGGAAGTGGCCCGGCACGTCCACCGTCCCGAGCTCGAGCCGTACGTCGCCCCCCGCCCGTACCTGCATCCGGTCCGGACGCTCGGCGGCACCCCGGTCACCGACGCCGCTCCGGTCGACCACCGCTGGCACCTGGGCTGCTCGGTGGCGATCCAGGACGTCGCGGGGACGAACATCTGGGGTGGCCGCACCTATCGCCGGGAGGACGGGTACCAGGATCGCGACGACCGGGGCTCGGTCCGGCACCGGGACTTCCTCGTCGACGAACCCGACCACGTGGTCACCGCGCACGACTGGATCGCCAGGGACGGACGCGTCGTCCTCACCGAAGAGCGGGACGTACGAGCCGCACCCGGCGACGGGCACTGGGTGCTCGACGTCGGCTTCGCGCTGCGGGTGGCCGGATCGGAGCCGGTCGAGCTCGGCAGCCCCGGCACCAACGGCCGCGCCGACGCCGGGTACGGCGGCTTCTTCTGGCGCCTGCCCGCGTCGGCCGCCGCGCTGGAGGTCCGATCGGCGCACGGGCAGGGCGAGGAGGGCACGCACGGCCGTCCGTCGCCGTGGCTGGCCGTGACGGCCGACGCCGGCTCACCCTCGTCCGGATATACGCTGGTCTTCCTTCCCGGGGACGCCGCGACCGCGGCCGATCCGTGGTTCGTCCGGGTGGCGGCCTACCCGGGCGTCGGCTCCGCGCTCGCGTACACCGATCCGGTGACGCTGGTACCCGGGGAGGCGCTCGCCCGGCGGGTGCGCGTGCTCGTCGCCGACGGACGCCGGTCGCCGTCCGAGATCAAGGCGCTGGCCGAGGCCGAGGCGTCGGACGGGATCGCGGGTCCGGTGAGCGGGTGGGGAGGACGGGCATGA
- a CDS encoding helix-turn-helix transcriptional regulator — MSESAAVDPGAAQIRLTPLSFIILGLLDFAGESTPYELKTLATRTVNHFWVVQHAQLYAEPERLAGAGYLVRRQETAGRRRLFYSLTDRGRDALAAWLAVPTTDFMELRDHGLLQLCFGADRGPLAEAQLEVHRAKLAEYLDLIERGGPGPEGMLRVLQAGVAHEREWIRFWTEHGTSS; from the coding sequence TTGAGCGAGTCGGCTGCGGTGGATCCCGGTGCTGCGCAGATACGCCTGACGCCGCTGTCGTTCATCATCCTCGGGCTGCTCGACTTCGCCGGTGAGTCGACACCGTACGAGCTGAAGACCCTCGCCACCCGCACGGTCAACCACTTCTGGGTGGTCCAGCACGCCCAGCTCTACGCCGAGCCCGAGCGGCTCGCGGGAGCGGGTTACCTGGTACGTCGGCAGGAGACCGCCGGTCGGCGTCGCCTGTTCTACTCGCTGACCGACCGCGGCCGCGACGCGCTGGCCGCCTGGCTGGCGGTACCGACCACCGACTTCATGGAGTTACGCGATCACGGCCTCCTCCAGCTCTGCTTCGGCGCGGACCGCGGTCCGCTGGCCGAGGCGCAGCTCGAGGTGCACCGGGCGAAACTGGCGGAGTACCTCGACCTGATCGAGCGGGGTGGGCCCGGCCCCGAGGGGATGCTGCGCGTACTGCAGGCCGGTGTGGCGCACGAGCGGGAGTGGATCCGCTTCTGGACCGAGCACGGCACCTCTTCGTAG
- a CDS encoding ABC transporter substrate-binding protein, which produces MAVINPARSGSRLRALFATLAAGALLATAACGGGGGDSSEDPDAKVTLRFSWWGSADRAKSTQEALDLFTKKNPNITIKTSYSAFKPYWEKLATETAGGNAPDVFQMDRAYLREYADRNVLAELDKGVTDQVADSVKESGVVEDKLYAVPMGQTTFVMVYDPAAYQKAGVKPPAKGWTWQDYLNNGKKLTQSSGGKASGLTDLGWQWESFETYLLQSDTQLYTEEGKLGFTKDDLKKYLTMIDNLRKQKASTPAKVTATIDGSIENMPMGKRLSYTENSWDSTVASYYEVLGKPVGLAPYPTDTGKLGAYAKPSMFLSISEKTKVRSAADKLVEFLVNDPEAAAILGVDRGLPPNTANRDKVGATLTGAQKAVYEYEKSIESDLVPAPPAPPKGNSALKDYWQQMNEEIAFGKLTVDKAVDEFFTRAEQELSA; this is translated from the coding sequence ATGGCTGTCATCAACCCAGCCCGATCCGGCTCCCGGTTACGCGCTCTATTCGCGACCCTCGCTGCCGGCGCACTGCTCGCCACCGCCGCGTGTGGTGGCGGCGGCGGCGACTCCAGCGAGGACCCCGACGCGAAGGTGACCCTGCGATTCTCCTGGTGGGGAAGCGCCGACCGGGCCAAGAGCACGCAGGAAGCCCTCGACCTCTTCACGAAGAAGAACCCGAACATCACGATCAAGACCTCGTACTCGGCGTTCAAGCCGTATTGGGAGAAGCTCGCCACCGAGACCGCCGGCGGCAATGCGCCGGACGTCTTCCAGATGGACCGCGCCTACCTCCGCGAGTACGCCGACCGCAACGTGCTCGCCGAACTCGACAAGGGCGTCACCGACCAGGTCGCCGACTCGGTCAAGGAGTCCGGCGTCGTCGAGGACAAGCTCTACGCGGTCCCGATGGGACAGACGACGTTCGTCATGGTCTACGACCCGGCCGCGTACCAGAAGGCGGGCGTGAAGCCGCCGGCCAAGGGCTGGACCTGGCAGGACTACCTCAACAACGGGAAGAAGCTGACCCAGAGCTCCGGCGGCAAGGCCAGCGGCCTCACCGACCTGGGCTGGCAGTGGGAGTCGTTCGAGACCTACCTCCTGCAGAGCGACACGCAGCTCTACACCGAGGAAGGCAAGCTCGGGTTCACCAAGGACGACTTGAAGAAGTACCTGACGATGATCGACAACCTGCGCAAGCAGAAGGCGTCGACGCCGGCCAAGGTCACCGCCACGATCGACGGCTCGATCGAGAACATGCCGATGGGCAAGCGGCTCTCGTACACCGAGAACAGCTGGGACTCGACGGTCGCGTCCTACTACGAGGTGCTCGGCAAGCCGGTGGGGCTCGCACCGTATCCGACGGACACCGGCAAGCTCGGCGCCTACGCCAAGCCGTCGATGTTCCTCTCGATCTCCGAGAAGACGAAGGTGCGGAGCGCCGCCGACAAGCTCGTCGAATTCCTGGTCAACGACCCGGAAGCGGCCGCGATCCTCGGCGTCGACCGTGGGCTGCCGCCGAACACCGCCAACCGTGACAAGGTCGGCGCGACGCTGACCGGTGCGCAGAAGGCGGTCTACGAGTACGAGAAGAGCATCGAGTCCGACCTGGTTCCCGCGCCGCCGGCGCCCCCGAAGGGCAACAGTGCGCTGAAGGACTACTGGCAGCAGATGAACGAAGAGATCGCGTTCGGCAAGCTGACGGTCGACAAGGCGGTCGACGAGTTCTTCACCCGCGCCGAGCAGGAACTCTCCGCCTGA